GAAAACGCGGTAAAACGCCGCACCATCATTCAACGCTCGCATGTAGTTGAGCGTCAGTGGCAGTGAGCCTCCGAAGGGCGTGTCCTTCACTTGGTAAAAATAGGTGGGATCCACAGTGGTATCGGCCAGTCCCACGGTCGGCCCGGGGACGTCGGGGACCACCTTGTCGAAGGGGATAAAGCCGATGCCCATAAGCAATGGCCCACCTGGCTGGAAAGCGAGAAAATTTGCTTCATCGATGACCTGATCACAGCAGATCAGCATCTGGCCTGGGGCGACCACGGTGACACTCGATGGCCGAAATCCTACGCTGCTGAGAGCCACCTGTGAGCTCTTCGCTGCCACATTGATCATTGTGATGCGGTTGGCCGGGTCGCGCTCGGGAACGAGGAGGGAGCTTTGTGTATCATCGCTCCAAGTAAGGTAGAACGGTGCCGTTAAACCCTTGACCAGAGTCTGGCGCACGCCATTGCTCAGTTGAAAACTGCTCACTCGTCCCGCATCCGGCCCGGTGGTTTGTTCGCTTATGTAGGCGAATTGCAGGTCGGCGCTGAGCACCAGTCCTACTGCATTCTGCAGGCCCTTCAGCACGGCGGTCTTGTTACCGGATGTCAGGTCGATTCGCCACAGATGGCCGGACGGCGCATACTCCACCACATAGGCAGCTTTATGCGCCTCGTCAAGGAAGAGCTGCTGCGGGGCGTTCATGCCAGACGCAAGCACCATTGCCGGCGTGCGGTTTGGAGTGGCAAGTGGAACTTTGAGCAAGTGGCCGGTCCGTTCCGTAACGTAGACATGGCTTCCATCAGCGCTTACCTTCACATCTTCGGGCTGCTGATAGCCAGTGCCCAGCAAGGCGTACGGCGAATCCAGTTTGTAGGTGGTCCACTGAATCTGCAGGTTGAGCCCGGAAATAACCACCTTGACTTTGGAAAAATTTCCTCCATTTGTATGGACCGCAAACACGTTGCCAGTCACAAACTTGGCCTGCGGAATCGTAGCGCTGGAATAGGACAGACTCTGAAGCGTATCTGGGGTAAGAGAGGCATAATCGGTCACGCCGAGATTGATCATCTGCGCGCTGCCGATGCGAACCATGCCGCCTGGAGGGGACCACCAGATGTCACCAGTAAGGGGTGCCCCGGTTGCGTCTTCGATACCGGTGTCAAGATTAAATCCATAGCTGGCCAGCAACGTCACAGTGCCCGACGTCACAACCGACGCAGTGCGGGTAAGATTCAGCCGGGAAAGTTTGCCATTGAATTCGACAAACATAAGCTGATTGAGGGAGCGGCGAAAATCGGAACCGATGGCGCCACCAAGACCACCGACAAGCTGTACTGGTAAAGACATCTTATTTCTCCTTGCGTGCGTACATCGACGCACAATGTGTAGTGCGCAACCGGCTGTAACCGTTACAGCCAGGGCCGACCGCGGCAAGGACTCAGCCCAAAATCCGCGAATACTACATTCCGGATTTCACTGAGTGGAAGGACCACGACTAATATCAGGAGAGTTTAAAAAGCTGGTGCACGATCTGAAGAAATGAAATGCTGGATTGGTACGCGGCACGCATTTTTTATAATGCACAAAAAGCTGGCTCAATTCTTTGAACAAGAATTATTTAAACCGAAGAAAAAGCTGCCATAATCCGAAAAGGAATATTACAAAGATAATCGCACGCGCAAACAAGAGTTCGGCTGCCGTGAACCACTCGAAGACCCGGCGCAATTTCTGGGGAGTCATTCAGGCCTCCTAGCGGCGTTTTGAATCTGCGCCGACTCACGCTTGGAAAGTAACAGTTTGTTTTTCATGGTTCTTCTGCGACTATATTCGCGCAAGAACGTGCCTATCCGGTGAACAGTTTCAGCGTTTTATTGGAAAAAAGCGTTCCATGTCGCGCTTACTGTAGAAGCGTTTACGCTGCGTATAGCGACGAATAGAATCGACGGTGATCCTCGGTCGTCCCTTGATCCAGGAATGCGCATCAAAAGCTGCGTTCACGAGGTCAGACACATCACGCTCCCAGCCCTGGCACTCGCATCTCTCAGGGCTGATGCCAAACCGACAGAAATCAAAAACTGGCAAAAGGTGCCAATGGAAGTTGAGTTGTTTGGATTTGTTAAGCGCGCAATTTAGATCGAACCACTCCCGGAATTCTCTCAACACCTCTGGAATGTGCAGTAGTGTGGCTTTGCCGCACCTGAAAAACTGAAGAGATTGTTCAATCTGATTGAAAAGTTCAAGCCTCAACACTGCGAGTCCCTCCTTGAATCTCCTTATTTCCCTTCTATTGTGCTCGTGCGATTTTTGGAGTTTGCTCCAGTTTTCAGGGTCACAGTCGTACCACAAGTACCAACGTATGGTGTCAGGGTCACGTCCTCTCTTCTTCAGCCGAGCCAAAATCTCATTGCAGCCGGGTTGTTTGTCAAATCGCTTCGTCCACGCTTGGGGCGCTTTTGGCATCTCTGCTTTCATCGCTTACTAGCGTAAAAAACGTACGGGGCTAGTTCAAGATAGGGAGGCATTTGTTGATGGATGCCGGACATGCCGATTGTCCTTGCATTTGATCGAATCCCGCCTCCCGCAATTTGAGCAAGCTGAAAGTGACCGAACGAGGGCAAAGCTGCGGGATTTCCGTAAGGATATGGGAAAGCTGCTGGAAGGTTTCCTGGGGTGCGCCAATTACAATTTGCTTGTCTTGGCGAACAAAAGACGATAAAATGCTGTGGCTTGGGCCATAGCGCAAGAGATCTTTGAAAACATAGTTAATCAGCACGCAGCAGTCAGCAAGAAAGCGCCGTCTCTCACGCGTTGCGACCCTCTGCCGACCGGACAGTAAAAATGCAAAGACACGGCTGAAATTGATCGCGATTGGAGACCCGAAAAAGGAAAAAATGGACTTCGACCGCTCGGTCACCGTTCGGTCGAATTGAGGTTTAATCTTTGTTTTTAATAAAGGTCTTATGGGGGTGGGTCCGTGGCTGAGGGACGCAGGCAGAGGGCTGCAAGGATCGCCGTGATCGCGCGTTGATCGCCGGGATCGGAAACCCAAAATCTTTAACCACAAAGGATACGAAGGAACACAGAGGATCGGAGGAAGCGGAGGAGCCCTGCGGCTTCCATTTAACTCTGGAAGCTCATCGTTGGAATAGGGCTCCCTCGGCTGCGCTCGGCCATTCCGAAAAATGTGTTTAAATAGAAGAACCACTTATGGATTTGAAAGCTATTCAGTCAGCCCTGCATGAGCGCAACATCGATGCGTGGCTGTTTTATGACCATCACCATCGCGATCCCATTGGTTACAAAGTGCTGGGACTGCCCGAAGGGCTGATGGTAACGCGCCGCTGGTTTTACATTATTCCCCGTGAGGGCGAGCCGACGAAGCTGGTGCATCGCATTGAGGCGGGGCATCTGGATTCAGTGCCGGGCACAAAGCGCGAGTACTCCAGCTGGCGCGAACTCTGGGACAACCTGCAGGCCATGCTGGTGCGCCATCGCACGGTGGCCATGCAGTATTCGCCCAACAACCTGATTCCCTACATTGGGCTGGTGGATGCCGGGACGGTGGAGCTTGTCCGTAGCTTTGGCAAGGAGATTGTAAGCTCCGGCGACTTGGTGGCGCGCTTTGAAGCCGCGTGGAGTGAAGAGCAGATCGCCAGTCATTTTGCCGCGCGTGATGCCATTGACGCCATTGTACCGGAATGCTTCAAGGAAATCGGCCGGCGCGTCCGCAAGGGCAGCGTAACCGAGTACCAGATCCAACAGTGGCTGGCCGAGGCCTTCCGCCGCGAGGGGCTGGTCACTGAAGACCTGCCGATTGTGGCGGTGAATGCCAACAGCGGCAATCCGCATTACGGGCCGCAAGCGCAAGGCTCGTCGGCGATCAAAGACGGCGATTTTGTGCTACTCGATATCTGGGCAAAAAAGAACACGCCGGACGCCGTCTATTACGACATTACCTGGACCGGGGTGCTGGGCACGCCGACGGAAAAACAAATCGAGATTTTTAACATCGTGAGCGGCGCGCGGGATGCGGGCGTCAAGAAAGTTGTGGAAGCGTTTGCCGGAAAGCGCCGCATTGCTGGCTGGGAAGTGGACCAGGCGACGCGTGAGCACATCACCAACGCCGGTTACGCGCAATACTTTACGCACCGCACGGGGCATTCCATCGGCGTAAACGTGCATGGCAACGGCGCGAATATGGACAACCTTGAGACCAAGGACGACCGCGAAATCATCCCCAACACCTGTTTTTCCATTGAGCCGGGCATTTATCTGCCGGAATTTGGCGTGCGCAGTGAAGTAAACGTGCTCACGCGCAATGGCGCGGCTGAAGTAACAGGTAAAATACAAAACGAACTGGTCATTATTTGATGGCGAAAACAGAAACCACTACACCCGACGCGCAATCCACCGCCGTGGCAGTTCCCTTTACCGCTCTGGCGGCCATGGCTCCGTTGATCGGCTGGCTGATACCCGGCGCGGGCCATTTGATCCAGAAGCGCTGGATACGCGGCCTGCTTCTTTTTGGCTCCGTGGCAGGAATGTTTGCCTTTGGTGTCGCCATGCAGGGCAAGGTTTATCAGGCCAATACCGGCGACCTGCTGGACATTCTTGGCTTCATCGGCGATCTGGGCTCAGGGGCGTTTTACTTTATGGCGCGGATCTTTGATTGGGGCGGCACTTCCATCACGTCCGCCGTGGCCGACTATGGAACGAAATTCATTGTTGTGGCGGGTCTCTTGAACATCATGGCAGCCGTGGACGCATACCACATTGCGATTGGAAAAAAACCATGATGCTGGCACTGCAACTCTCTCACTTCACCGCCGCAACGCTGTTTGCGTTCTTTTTTTCCATCGTGTTCGGAATTACGCAACGCAACACACCGAATGAAATGGTTCGCTACGGCGCTTATTGCTTTGCCATGGCCCTGGGCGGACTGTTTGTTGCCGGCTGGTTTATGTGGCTGCTACATCATTAGCAATTAGCAGTTGGCAGTTGGCAATTTGCCAAAACCCTTTCCTGTTCTCCGACTAGAAGCCGCCGACACCGAGCTTTGATTTTGCTGCGTGCGTTATCCTGTGTTGGTGACGAACCGCACAAGTGTTTGATTCCCAGCAATGTGTTTTCGAAAAATGGCCCTGCTAATTGCTATTTGCCAATTGCCAGGTGCTCGTTCACTTCGGTTCTGATCCGTTCTTGATCGGCTGTCCATTGTAGATAATCCGGGTCTTCACGCCGAAACGCTTGTAGCGCGTGTATTTCAATGTTTCGCGGATGTGGACGTCTCCGGCCCCATCCCTGAAGTGCAAAATATCATCGGCGCGCGTATAGGTGGGGAACCAATATTGTCCGTCCACCTGTTCCCGATACGTCACGAATTTGGGGCTGAGGTTCTCCTGCCCTTTCTTGTGCGTGTCCGGAACGTTCTTGCCGCAGGTCTTCACAATCTGAAAATCGCGGTTGTCCACCCAGATGCGCCCCTGGAAAAAACGCGGCCCGCCATCTTTATCCACTTTCTTTGGCGCCACGTCGAAAACATACGTATCCAGTTCGTCTACGTGCTGCTGGCCGGCATAAAGAATGTTGTACTGCGGAAGGTCTTCCGTGGTCAGCACAAAGGGCAGATGATTGCGGAAATCGTCATAGTCTTCCTTCGTCAGCTGCACGCGCGTGAGCGTATTCATGGGCGCATAAGTCACGTTCTCAATGCGTTTTCCATGATCGTCATACAGGACGTCGGTAGTTTCCTTGAACTGGCCATCAACGGTGTCGCCGTCCAGGGTTTCCACCGATACCTCTTGCGTGTATGTATAGTGATTGCGTGCTTCTTTAAAGACCGCTTCCTGCCCGGCGAACTTCTGGATCAAGTCCTGCACGCTGATGCTCTGCGGAGGCGCGGAATTTAGCGGGCCATCGCCGGCATCGCAATTGGTCTGGGCTGTTAGAGCCAGTGGAGAAAGCAAAATCGTCAGAGCAACGATCTTCAGGACGAAGCGCATTGCGCACGCATGCAACGTGAGTCTAAGGTGCCGCATAAATTTTTCCTAGATATCTCTTAAATTTAGATGCGCACCGAGAGCTAACCGCAGCATGATGTACGAGCGCTTAACAAATAAAAACGAAG
The sequence above is a segment of the Terriglobia bacterium genome. Coding sequences within it:
- a CDS encoding M24 family metallopeptidase, with protein sequence MDLKAIQSALHERNIDAWLFYDHHHRDPIGYKVLGLPEGLMVTRRWFYIIPREGEPTKLVHRIEAGHLDSVPGTKREYSSWRELWDNLQAMLVRHRTVAMQYSPNNLIPYIGLVDAGTVELVRSFGKEIVSSGDLVARFEAAWSEEQIASHFAARDAIDAIVPECFKEIGRRVRKGSVTEYQIQQWLAEAFRREGLVTEDLPIVAVNANSGNPHYGPQAQGSSAIKDGDFVLLDIWAKKNTPDAVYYDITWTGVLGTPTEKQIEIFNIVSGARDAGVKKVVEAFAGKRRIAGWEVDQATREHITNAGYAQYFTHRTGHSIGVNVHGNGANMDNLETKDDREIIPNTCFSIEPGIYLPEFGVRSEVNVLTRNGAAEVTGKIQNELVII